One genomic segment of Terrihabitans soli includes these proteins:
- a CDS encoding class I SAM-dependent methyltransferase: MNIQTAPVAAPDFSAIKTRQQTAWASGDYAVVGTTLQIVGELLCEAADIGGGQKVLDVAAGNGNATLAAARRWADVTSTDYVGSLLARGRIRAEAEGLGVAFQEADAENLPFTDAKFDAVLSTFGVMFTPNQERAASELLRVCRSGGKIGLANWTPDSMIGRLFKVLGGYIAPPAGIRPPSLWGTTAHLNLLFGADAKVSATERKFNFRYRSAQHCLDVFRTYYGPVHKAFAALDADKQAALEKDILALFNSCNIAKNGSFTAPAEYLEAVVTKN, encoded by the coding sequence ATGAACATCCAGACCGCGCCCGTTGCCGCGCCCGACTTTTCCGCCATCAAAACTCGCCAGCAGACGGCCTGGGCCTCCGGGGATTACGCCGTGGTCGGCACGACCCTGCAGATCGTCGGCGAACTCCTGTGCGAAGCCGCCGATATCGGCGGCGGCCAGAAGGTGCTCGATGTCGCCGCCGGCAACGGCAATGCGACCCTTGCCGCTGCGCGCCGCTGGGCCGATGTCACCTCGACCGATTATGTCGGCTCCCTGCTCGCGCGCGGCCGCATCCGTGCCGAGGCCGAAGGCCTTGGTGTCGCCTTCCAGGAAGCCGACGCCGAAAACCTGCCTTTCACTGACGCAAAGTTCGATGCCGTTCTGTCGACCTTCGGCGTCATGTTCACGCCGAACCAGGAACGCGCCGCGTCCGAGCTTCTGCGTGTCTGCCGCTCGGGCGGCAAGATCGGCCTTGCGAACTGGACGCCCGACAGCATGATCGGCCGCTTGTTCAAAGTGCTTGGCGGCTATATCGCGCCGCCGGCCGGCATCCGTCCGCCCTCGCTCTGGGGCACGACCGCCCATCTCAATCTTCTGTTCGGCGCGGACGCAAAGGTCTCGGCGACGGAGCGGAAGTTCAATTTCCGCTATCGCTCGGCGCAGCACTGCCTCGATGTGTTCCGCACCTATTACGGCCCGGTGCACAAGGCGTTTGCGGCGCTCGATGCCGATAAACAGGCGGCGCTGGAAAAGGACATTCTTGCGCTTTTCAACAGCTGCAACATCGCCAAAAATGGCAGCTTCACCGCGCCGGCCGAATATCTCGAAGCGGTCGTCACGAAGAACTGA
- a CDS encoding AraC family transcriptional regulator: protein MTATPPSFAKTPDGAGQARDLLADMLRAVRLTGSVYMNARLTEPFGVVTPPQFDETKPLAHLRHISIFHLIASGRCTVELPGEEPRAVAAGDVLLVPFAGPHKIWNGEVFEEVSAAGLVKPGPIDGMWKINHGGGGETTRIVCGFIESSEFLFAPVFRSLPALMIYRSHNEPVGAVITSTVNQILDLADQAAPGADLMLSHLMQLLFVEVLRRHASDESDKGQGLFSALGDPLISRALQSVHQDPSRRWTVDDLAREAGTSRTVLADRFRAMMGQTPMDYVASWRMQIASGRLRDGQESIGAIAADVGYESEAAFNRAFKRVTGTTPGRWRSESKDMSGKIMLPA, encoded by the coding sequence ATGACCGCAACGCCGCCTTCATTTGCCAAAACGCCGGATGGGGCGGGACAGGCGCGGGACCTGCTGGCCGATATGCTCCGGGCCGTCCGGCTGACGGGCTCCGTCTATATGAACGCCCGCCTGACCGAGCCTTTCGGGGTCGTCACCCCGCCGCAATTCGACGAGACCAAACCCCTCGCGCATTTGCGCCATATCAGCATTTTTCATCTCATCGCGAGCGGCAGATGTACGGTCGAACTGCCGGGAGAAGAACCGCGGGCGGTAGCGGCGGGCGATGTTCTGCTCGTGCCGTTCGCCGGCCCGCACAAAATCTGGAACGGCGAGGTCTTTGAAGAGGTCTCAGCCGCCGGACTGGTCAAGCCCGGACCGATCGACGGTATGTGGAAGATCAATCATGGCGGCGGCGGCGAGACGACCCGCATTGTCTGCGGCTTTATCGAATCCTCCGAATTTCTGTTCGCGCCGGTCTTCCGGTCATTGCCCGCGCTGATGATCTATCGCTCGCATAACGAGCCGGTCGGCGCCGTCATTACATCGACCGTGAACCAGATCCTCGATCTTGCCGATCAGGCGGCGCCGGGCGCCGACCTGATGCTGAGCCATCTGATGCAGCTTCTGTTCGTTGAAGTTCTGCGCCGTCATGCAAGCGATGAGTCGGACAAGGGACAGGGCCTGTTCTCGGCGCTCGGCGATCCGCTCATCAGCCGGGCGCTGCAGAGCGTGCACCAGGATCCGTCGCGGCGCTGGACGGTCGATGATCTCGCGCGCGAGGCCGGAACATCGCGCACCGTTCTTGCCGATCGCTTCCGCGCGATGATGGGGCAGACGCCGATGGATTATGTCGCGAGCTGGCGCATGCAGATCGCCTCCGGCCGTCTTCGCGACGGTCAAGAAAGCATCGGCGCGATTGCGGCGGATGTCGGCTATGAATCCGAAGCGGCATTCAACCGCGCCTTCAAGCGTGTGACGGGCACGACACCGGGCCGATGGCGCTCGGAGTCGAAAGACATGTCCGGGAAAATCATGCTTCCCGCTTAA
- a CDS encoding PilZ domain-containing protein, translating into MSQDRRVHVRRNLFAQGRLLHPQAVIDCTLHNISAGGALVSVETDRELPKAFILQIPGNLEIRRRCVLAWRDGEWVGMRFVHPKKRPRAVPAV; encoded by the coding sequence ATGAGTCAGGATCGCCGCGTTCACGTCCGAAGAAACCTGTTCGCGCAGGGCCGCCTCTTGCACCCGCAAGCGGTCATCGACTGCACGCTCCATAATATTTCGGCGGGAGGCGCCCTCGTCTCCGTCGAGACTGATCGGGAGCTTCCCAAAGCCTTCATTCTGCAGATTCCGGGCAATCTCGAAATCCGCCGGCGCTGCGTGCTGGCCTGGCGCGACGGCGAATGGGTGGGCATGCGCTTCGTTCATCCCAAAAAGCGCCCGCGCGCCGTGCCCGCGGTCTGA